The proteins below are encoded in one region of Peptoniphilus sp. GNH:
- the upp gene encoding uracil phosphoribosyltransferase, producing the protein MGKVHVTDHPLIQHKLTIMRKKETSSKAFHELATEIAILMGYEVTRDLELKDVEIETPLTKMIGKQISGKKFGLVPILRAGLGMVDGFLNVAPSARVAHIGMYRDPKTLKPVTYYSKFPSDVAERTMIILDPMLATGGSLIEAIRELKAQGVTSIKSVNLVAAPEGLKAVQEAYPDVDIYVAAIDECLNDHGYILPGLGDAGDRLFGTR; encoded by the coding sequence ATGGGAAAAGTACACGTAACAGATCATCCGCTTATTCAACACAAGCTTACAATCATGAGAAAAAAGGAAACTTCATCCAAGGCCTTTCATGAGCTGGCAACAGAAATTGCCATTCTAATGGGCTATGAAGTCACAAGAGACTTGGAGCTTAAAGATGTAGAAATCGAAACCCCCCTTACAAAAATGATAGGCAAGCAAATTTCCGGCAAGAAGTTCGGACTTGTTCCTATTTTAAGAGCGGGGCTTGGAATGGTAGATGGATTTTTGAACGTGGCACCTTCTGCAAGGGTTGCTCACATTGGTATGTATAGGGATCCCAAGACCTTAAAACCTGTGACCTACTACTCTAAATTTCCAAGCGATGTAGCAGAAAGAACTATGATAATCTTGGACCCCATGCTTGCAACTGGTGGATCTCTTATAGAAGCCATAAGAGAACTAAAGGCGCAAGGAGTGACATCCATAAAATCAGTAAACCTTGTTGCCGCACCTGAAGGACTAAAGGCTGTCCAAGAAGCATACCCCGATGTAGATATATATGTGGCAGCCATAGATGAATGCCTAAATGACCATGGATATATCTTACCAGGCTTGGGAGATGCCGGGGATAGACTTTTCGGAACTAGATAG
- the rpiB gene encoding ribose 5-phosphate isomerase B, with protein MMKISMGSDHAGFDLRKELADYLREKGHDVIDCGPDSKESCDYPDFAKKAGRLLQEKEVDRTILVCGSGIGISIAANKLKGIRCALCSEPLSAELSRRHNDANALAMGARLIGSDMAKKIVDIFLTTDFEGGRHSRRIEKIEE; from the coding sequence ATTATGAAAATATCAATGGGCTCAGATCATGCTGGTTTTGATTTGAGAAAGGAATTGGCAGATTATTTAAGAGAAAAGGGACACGATGTCATAGACTGTGGCCCCGATTCAAAAGAGTCGTGCGATTATCCCGACTTTGCGAAAAAAGCTGGAAGACTTTTACAAGAAAAAGAGGTTGACAGGACAATCTTAGTTTGTGGATCTGGCATAGGTATTTCCATAGCGGCCAACAAATTAAAAGGGATTAGGTGTGCTTTGTGTTCGGAGCCCTTGTCAGCCGAGCTTTCAAGAAGACACAATGATGCCAATGCCTTAGCTATGGGAGCAAGACTTATAGGATCTGATATGGCAAAAAAGATAGTGGATATTTTTTTGACGACTGATTTTGAAGGAGGTCGTCACAGTAGAAGAATAGAAAAAATAGAGGAGTGA
- a CDS encoding threonylcarbamoyl-AMP synthase, translating into MDGVLDTQIIKISSIKEVEKIKKAGSFLAEGKLVVFPTETVYGLGADGLNKEAVEKIFIAKGRPQDNPLILHIADRESLEKFTKNIPAVAYDCMEMFWPGPLTMILEKKDLVPDATSAGLDTVAVRMPSHEIARAIIKESGCVIAAPSANLSGRPSPTRVGHVIEDLKGKVDIIVDGGPAEVGIESTVLDLTVNPPTILRPGGVTLEDLKVLIPDVEVDHTIIDPLDKSVPKSPGQKYKHYSPKAEAILFGGNLSNVVREINKRLAAQEGKKTAVLATEQTHKDYVGVDLLINLGSRENLQEIAKNIFDALRKCDEENVDIIFVEGYDIRGIGQGIMNRLLKACAGRIVLGL; encoded by the coding sequence ATGGACGGAGTATTAGATACTCAAATTATAAAAATTTCTTCTATTAAAGAAGTTGAAAAAATAAAGAAGGCAGGAAGTTTTCTTGCAGAGGGCAAATTGGTTGTATTTCCTACTGAAACAGTCTATGGACTAGGCGCTGATGGCCTAAATAAAGAGGCTGTTGAAAAAATTTTTATAGCCAAGGGTAGGCCTCAAGATAATCCTCTCATACTACATATAGCTGACAGGGAGTCCTTAGAAAAATTCACCAAAAATATCCCGGCAGTTGCTTATGATTGCATGGAAATGTTTTGGCCGGGTCCTCTCACAATGATTTTGGAGAAAAAAGACCTAGTCCCCGATGCGACCTCGGCAGGACTTGATACTGTTGCAGTGAGGATGCCTTCTCATGAAATAGCAAGAGCAATTATAAAAGAGTCGGGCTGTGTTATAGCAGCTCCATCAGCAAATTTATCTGGAAGGCCATCGCCTACAAGAGTGGGCCATGTAATAGAAGATTTAAAGGGCAAGGTTGATATAATCGTAGATGGAGGGCCTGCAGAAGTTGGAATTGAATCTACAGTCCTAGATCTTACCGTAAATCCACCGACCATTCTAAGACCAGGCGGAGTCACTCTTGAAGATTTGAAAGTTTTGATTCCAGATGTGGAAGTAGACCACACCATTATAGATCCCTTGGATAAGTCTGTGCCAAAATCACCAGGACAAAAATACAAACACTACTCCCCAAAGGCTGAGGCTATTTTATTCGGAGGAAATCTTTCAAACGTAGTAAGAGAAATAAATAAAAGGCTGGCAGCTCAAGAAGGCAAAAAGACCGCTGTTTTGGCTACCGAGCAAACCCATAAAGACTATGTTGGAGTTGACCTTTTAATCAATTTAGGCTCTAGAGAAAATTTACAAGAGATTGCAAAAAATATATTTGATGCGCTTAGAAAATGCGACGAAGAAAATGTAGATATAATTTTTGTTGAAGGATACGACATAAGAGGAATTGGACAAGGTATAATGAACAGGCTTTTAAAGGCTTGTGCCGGTAGGATAGTTTTAGGACTTTAA
- a CDS encoding DUF853 domain-containing protein: protein MEKMLVGKGTQKVFLLNNKFNQHGLIVGATGSGKTISLKVICEYLSSIGVPTILTDVKGDLVNITNPGSANSKVSERIEKIGIEDFAFRGFPLTLWDVYGKQGASLRITLSQMGPVLLARILDLNETQEGILNLAFRFADQNGLLLLDLKDLKALLNYIAENKKSLSEEFGLISSQSISAIQRKLLVLEGEGGNEFFQEPAISIEDFLKTSPSGMGQVNIINAKKLINSPKIYSIFLLWLLSELFEALPEVGNPEKPKCVFFFDEAHLLFDKAPKELLEKIRQVVKLIRSKGVGIFFITQNPLDIDEEVLNQLGNRIVHQLRAFSPKELEAVRKISKTFRPKEGFKVEDEILNLKTGEALVSFLDEDGSPRPVEKALIRPPESSFEPLSSDEIKSLLENSTYYHKYKTPIDRESAYEILKERTILKEKTLDEKVDKHFKSSSNKKTYLEKSLDSILGSMTRTIGREIARGLLGALKRR from the coding sequence ATGGAAAAAATGCTTGTAGGCAAGGGCACACAAAAAGTGTTTTTGCTGAACAATAAATTTAACCAACATGGTCTTATAGTTGGCGCAACTGGTAGCGGTAAAACAATAAGTTTAAAGGTCATATGCGAATATCTTTCTTCGATAGGTGTTCCCACAATTCTAACAGATGTAAAAGGCGATCTTGTAAATATTACAAATCCCGGCAGTGCAAACTCCAAGGTGAGTGAAAGAATTGAAAAAATAGGGATTGAGGATTTCGCTTTTAGGGGCTTTCCTCTTACGCTTTGGGATGTGTATGGTAAGCAAGGCGCAAGTCTTAGAATAACCCTATCTCAAATGGGGCCTGTCCTCTTGGCTCGAATCTTGGACTTGAATGAAACTCAAGAAGGCATTTTAAATTTGGCATTTAGATTTGCAGATCAAAACGGTCTTTTGCTTTTGGATTTGAAAGATTTAAAAGCTCTCTTAAATTACATAGCAGAAAATAAGAAGAGTCTTTCGGAAGAATTCGGCTTAATCTCTAGCCAATCCATCTCTGCCATCCAAAGAAAACTCTTGGTGCTAGAAGGCGAAGGCGGAAACGAGTTTTTTCAAGAACCCGCTATAAGTATCGAGGACTTTCTAAAAACAAGTCCATCTGGCATGGGGCAAGTAAACATAATAAATGCTAAAAAACTTATCAACTCGCCAAAAATCTATTCCATCTTTTTGTTGTGGCTTTTGAGTGAACTTTTCGAGGCTTTGCCGGAAGTTGGCAATCCAGAAAAACCCAAATGTGTATTTTTCTTTGATGAGGCTCATCTGCTTTTCGACAAGGCCCCCAAGGAGCTACTAGAAAAAATAAGACAAGTTGTAAAACTCATAAGATCCAAGGGAGTCGGCATATTTTTCATAACACAAAATCCTCTGGATATAGACGAAGAAGTGCTAAATCAACTCGGCAATAGAATCGTTCATCAGCTAAGGGCCTTCTCACCAAAAGAACTCGAAGCTGTCAGGAAGATATCTAAAACATTTAGACCTAAAGAGGGCTTTAAGGTTGAAGACGAGATTTTAAATCTCAAAACAGGCGAGGCTCTGGTCTCTTTTTTGGACGAAGACGGAAGTCCACGCCCTGTTGAAAAAGCTCTGATAAGACCACCAGAGTCGAGCTTTGAACCTCTTTCTTCTGATGAAATCAAGAGTCTACTTGAAAATTCAACCTATTATCACAAATACAAAACCCCCATCGACAGAGAATCGGCATATGAAATTTTAAAAGAAAGAACTATTTTAAAAGAGAAAACTCTAGATGAGAAAGTAGACAAGCATTTTAAATCTTCCTCCAACAAAAAAACTTACTTGGAAAAGAGCTTAGACTCTATTTTAGGCTCCATGACAAGGACAATAGGAAGAGAAATAGCAAGAGGACTTCTGGGCGCCTTAAAAAGAAGATAG
- a CDS encoding undecaprenyl-diphosphate phosphatase: MLILKAIILGIIEGITEFLPISSTGHLIIANNFVGFPSARFENAFNIIIQLGAILSVVFIYFDKLNPFSLKRIEKREEICTAKLSFKEKFKLALKAYDKRTMSLWIKIIVGVLPAMILGLLLDDYIDAHFFSTKVVAINLIFYGLIIIWIESSFKKKAKFKTVYDVGFSTCFLIGLFQCLAMIPGTSRSAATIIGAMLLGLSRTAAAEFSFFLAIPTMLGATLLKMLKLGSSFSTYQFFIIFIGGLVSFIVALVVIRSFMRFVKRHSFKPFGYYRILLGLLLFVLMLMGVI, encoded by the coding sequence ATGTTAATTTTAAAAGCTATAATACTTGGAATAATTGAGGGAATCACAGAGTTTTTGCCGATTTCTTCAACTGGTCATTTGATAATTGCAAATAATTTTGTGGGCTTTCCGTCTGCTAGATTCGAAAATGCTTTCAACATAATTATTCAACTTGGAGCCATTCTCTCGGTGGTTTTTATATATTTTGATAAACTAAACCCCTTTTCTTTGAAAAGGATTGAAAAGAGAGAGGAGATTTGCACAGCTAAACTTTCTTTTAAAGAAAAATTTAAACTAGCTCTTAAAGCCTATGATAAAAGGACTATGAGTTTATGGATTAAGATTATCGTGGGAGTTTTGCCTGCTATGATTTTGGGGCTACTTTTAGATGACTATATAGATGCCCACTTTTTCTCTACGAAAGTTGTTGCAATAAATCTCATTTTTTACGGACTCATAATAATTTGGATTGAAAGCTCTTTTAAAAAGAAGGCCAAATTCAAAACTGTATATGATGTTGGATTTTCGACCTGCTTTTTAATTGGACTTTTTCAATGTCTAGCCATGATACCAGGCACATCGAGATCTGCTGCTACTATAATTGGAGCCATGCTTCTTGGCCTATCGAGAACAGCTGCTGCTGAATTTTCGTTTTTCTTGGCAATTCCAACTATGCTGGGAGCGACTCTTTTAAAAATGTTAAAACTTGGTTCTAGTTTTTCGACTTACCAATTTTTTATAATTTTTATAGGCGGCTTAGTCTCTTTTATAGTTGCCCTTGTCGTTATTAGATCGTTTATGAGGTTTGTAAAAAGACATTCATTCAAACCCTTTGGATATTATAGGATTTTATTGGGCTTGCTCTTGTTTGTTCTTATGTTAATGGGAGTGATTTGA
- a CDS encoding TRAP transporter large permease → MAVGSLFIILFVMLMIGVPVGFAIGGATMISMWFFSDLNMVVNAQYCYSGISSFTVMAIPFFMLAGSIMSTGGIAKRIVSFASALIDFVTGALGCVTLLSCMFFGALCGSGMATTSAIGGMMIPEMTKKGYPSEYAATIVCFGGIIGPIIPPSLSFVLYGAATGVSVPQLFLAGVLPGILLGLVFIILNIATCKKRGIDVKSSHESLIDGEVKKVPAGQAMKARAKKVWISFKEGIWALLSPLIILGGIYSGVFTPTEAACVSVIYSALVSLLVYRDMKLKDLYYVVLDSAVLNGVTSFLLGYSTVFSTFMTFEKVPQMITVFLTNVSDNPLVVLLFINLILLLVGLFLDTVPAIIVMAPMLLPTVKALGINPIHFGVVMAVNLAIGLCTPPYGCNLFVGAAVAKIKLEAMFKDIAPYFAAAIIALAIITYVPWISLALL, encoded by the coding sequence ATGGCAGTAGGATCATTATTTATTATATTATTTGTAATGCTTATGATTGGCGTGCCGGTTGGATTTGCAATTGGTGGAGCCACCATGATTTCTATGTGGTTTTTCTCAGATCTCAACATGGTTGTCAATGCACAATATTGCTATTCGGGTATCTCATCTTTTACAGTAATGGCTATTCCATTTTTCATGTTGGCAGGCTCAATCATGTCAACAGGTGGAATTGCTAAAAGGATTGTAAGTTTTGCATCGGCTCTTATTGATTTTGTAACAGGGGCCCTTGGTTGTGTAACTCTTTTATCGTGTATGTTTTTCGGAGCTCTTTGTGGATCTGGAATGGCTACTACATCAGCTATTGGTGGAATGATGATTCCAGAGATGACCAAAAAAGGTTATCCGTCTGAATATGCGGCCACGATAGTTTGCTTTGGAGGTATAATAGGACCTATAATTCCTCCTTCTTTATCGTTTGTATTGTACGGAGCGGCGACAGGAGTTTCTGTGCCTCAACTTTTCTTGGCAGGAGTGCTTCCCGGAATCCTGCTTGGCCTTGTATTTATAATTTTAAATATAGCCACTTGTAAAAAACGTGGCATAGATGTCAAATCATCACATGAAAGTTTAATAGATGGAGAAGTTAAAAAAGTCCCAGCTGGTCAAGCTATGAAGGCTAGAGCCAAAAAAGTTTGGATAAGCTTTAAAGAGGGAATATGGGCTTTACTATCACCTCTTATTATCTTGGGTGGCATCTATTCGGGAGTTTTTACCCCGACAGAAGCTGCTTGTGTTTCTGTAATATATTCGGCTCTTGTGAGCTTGCTAGTTTACAGAGATATGAAGCTAAAAGATCTTTACTATGTTGTCTTGGACTCGGCTGTTCTAAATGGGGTAACATCTTTCTTGCTTGGTTATTCAACAGTATTTTCTACCTTTATGACCTTCGAGAAAGTGCCACAGATGATAACTGTATTTTTGACAAATGTGTCGGACAATCCTTTGGTTGTTCTATTATTTATAAACTTGATACTACTTTTGGTAGGACTTTTCCTAGACACAGTTCCTGCCATAATAGTAATGGCACCCATGCTGCTGCCAACAGTGAAGGCTCTTGGCATAAATCCAATTCACTTTGGTGTAGTTATGGCTGTTAACCTTGCGATAGGTTTGTGTACACCTCCTTATGGTTGCAATCTCTTTGTTGGGGCAGCGGTTGCCAAGATAAAATTGGAAGCCATGTTTAAGGACATAGCGCCTTATTTTGCGGCAGCTATAATAGCCTTGGCAATAATCACATATGTGCCATGGATATCGTTGGCTCTCCTATAA
- a CDS encoding TRAP transporter small permease, with product MRKKLINFLDQVENIVLVGMFVAMVLVIFFQVIMRYVFHNSSSWSEELGKFIFVWISWLGILIGQKKNEHIKITLVVDRLPQRGKHFLNLLSDLIVVGICFVTAYYGFFLVKTQASTRYAGIKISMSWGYLAVAIGCSLMVLRCLLTSYGHLKAMIKAKEV from the coding sequence ATGAGGAAAAAGTTAATAAACTTCCTCGATCAAGTTGAAAATATAGTTCTAGTTGGCATGTTTGTGGCGATGGTTTTGGTTATATTTTTTCAAGTAATAATGAGGTATGTGTTTCACAATTCCTCATCTTGGTCTGAGGAGCTTGGTAAATTTATATTTGTTTGGATTTCCTGGCTGGGTATTCTTATTGGGCAAAAGAAAAATGAACACATAAAGATTACCTTAGTAGTGGATAGACTTCCCCAAAGAGGTAAACATTTTTTAAATCTTTTATCTGATCTTATTGTTGTGGGGATTTGTTTTGTAACTGCTTACTATGGGTTTTTCTTGGTTAAAACTCAAGCTTCGACAAGGTATGCAGGTATAAAGATTTCAATGAGCTGGGGGTATCTTGCTGTTGCAATAGGATGTTCTCTTATGGTTTTAAGATGTCTTTTGACTTCTTATGGGCATTTGAAGGCTATGATAAAGGCAAAAGAGGTGTAG
- a CDS encoding TRAP transporter substrate-binding protein, which translates to MRKSYIRYITIFLTLVMIMGLFGCGRPSSKSAEGNNKKTEAKASSDEPIMVKIGHTDSSSRSTHLAAVELGKFLEEKAPGKFKVEVYPDGQLGDSPDLFAGVKLGTMQVAFDLSSVVSSAAGDGASVIDLPYLYPTYEDWIEGTFKNGGLEAYNKTLEDAGYYCLDMFYNGMRQVISAKGNYHNSADLKGQKIRIAQTELNIEMWKAMGANPTPMAWGEVITSLSQGTVDALDHSLGVFNDFNLHEIAPYITLTNHASSPFPLICSKEWIDSMPEAEKKIFMEGVKMVAEKQRAEERANEEGYIERFKKEGATVEELTKEEVAAFREAVQPVYDSLRAKVGDEVMDMFLNTVPKK; encoded by the coding sequence ATGAGAAAATCGTACATAAGGTATATTACTATATTTTTGACACTAGTAATGATAATGGGACTTTTCGGATGTGGACGTCCATCATCTAAATCGGCAGAAGGAAATAACAAAAAGACAGAAGCGAAGGCTTCAAGTGATGAGCCAATCATGGTAAAAATCGGTCACACAGACTCATCATCAAGATCTACTCACCTTGCAGCTGTGGAACTTGGAAAGTTCTTAGAAGAAAAGGCGCCCGGCAAATTTAAGGTAGAGGTTTATCCCGATGGACAATTAGGAGACTCACCAGATTTATTTGCAGGAGTTAAACTTGGCACAATGCAAGTTGCTTTTGACCTTTCAAGTGTTGTATCTTCAGCGGCTGGAGATGGAGCGAGTGTTATAGACCTTCCTTACCTATATCCTACTTATGAAGACTGGATTGAAGGAACTTTCAAAAATGGAGGACTTGAAGCTTACAACAAGACTCTTGAAGATGCTGGATACTACTGCTTAGATATGTTCTACAATGGTATGAGACAAGTTATTTCTGCAAAAGGAAATTATCACAATTCAGCAGATTTAAAGGGACAAAAGATTAGAATTGCTCAAACTGAATTAAACATCGAAATGTGGAAGGCTATGGGAGCAAACCCAACACCTATGGCATGGGGAGAAGTAATAACATCTCTATCTCAAGGTACAGTAGATGCTCTTGACCACTCACTAGGAGTATTTAATGACTTCAATCTTCACGAAATTGCACCTTATATAACTCTAACTAATCACGCATCTTCGCCTTTCCCTCTTATCTGTTCAAAAGAGTGGATAGATTCTATGCCTGAAGCTGAAAAGAAAATTTTCATGGAAGGTGTCAAGATGGTAGCTGAAAAACAACGTGCAGAAGAAAGAGCTAATGAAGAAGGCTATATAGAAAGATTTAAGAAAGAGGGAGCTACTGTAGAAGAGCTTACTAAAGAAGAAGTTGCGGCTTTTAGAGAAGCTGTACAACCTGTATATGATAGCCTAAGAGCCAAAGTTGGCGACGAAGTAATGGACATGTTTTTGAACACTGTTCCTAAGAAATAA
- a CDS encoding 3-keto-5-aminohexanoate cleavage protein, translated as MEKLIITCAICGAEVTKENNPAVPYTVEEIAREAYLAYKEGAAIIHLHVREDDGTPTQDKQRYKICIDAIREKCPDVIIQVSTGGATGMSDEERLEVCELNPEMATLDCGTCNFGGDEIFVNTETTIKNFATVMNKLNIKPEIEVFDKGMVDYAILYNKQGFLKSPMHFDFVLGVQMTATARDLAFMVDSIPEGSTWTVAGMGKNEMPMAMMGIAMGGHVRVGFEDNVYLKKGVLAKSNGELVRKVVDMANLLGREVASPNEARKILNIKKEG; from the coding sequence ATGGAAAAGCTAATTATTACTTGTGCCATTTGTGGGGCAGAGGTAACAAAAGAAAATAATCCCGCCGTGCCTTATACAGTAGAAGAAATTGCTCGTGAGGCTTACTTGGCCTACAAAGAGGGAGCTGCCATAATCCATCTTCATGTGAGAGAGGATGATGGTACACCCACTCAAGACAAGCAAAGATATAAGATTTGCATTGATGCTATAAGAGAAAAGTGTCCAGATGTCATAATACAAGTCTCCACAGGAGGAGCGACCGGAATGAGCGATGAGGAAAGGCTTGAGGTTTGCGAACTAAATCCAGAGATGGCAACTCTAGATTGTGGTACTTGTAATTTTGGCGGAGATGAAATTTTCGTAAACACAGAAACTACTATAAAAAATTTTGCAACTGTAATGAACAAGTTGAACATAAAACCAGAAATTGAAGTTTTTGACAAGGGTATGGTAGATTATGCCATCCTCTACAACAAGCAGGGCTTTTTAAAATCGCCCATGCATTTTGACTTTGTATTAGGTGTTCAAATGACAGCAACTGCAAGAGACCTCGCTTTTATGGTGGACTCCATACCTGAAGGCTCCACATGGACAGTGGCAGGCATGGGAAAAAATGAAATGCCTATGGCAATGATGGGAATAGCCATGGGAGGTCATGTGAGAGTCGGCTTTGAAGATAATGTGTATTTGAAAAAGGGTGTTCTTGCAAAAAGCAATGGAGAACTTGTAAGGAAAGTTGTTGATATGGCAAATCTCTTGGGAAGAGAGGTTGCCAGTCCGAATGAAGCTAGAAAGATTTTGAATATAAAAAAAGAAGGGTGA
- a CDS encoding 3-aminobutyryl-CoA ammonia lyase — MKKESLIRLRMSQADAHYGGDLVDGARMLQLFGDVATELLIQNDGDEGLFLNYDKVEFLAPVYAGDYIEAIGHITEVGNTSRKMVFEAKKVIVPRRDINDSACDVLEEPIVVTRASGICVVKKENQRK; from the coding sequence ATGAAAAAGGAATCTCTAATAAGACTTAGGATGAGTCAGGCAGATGCTCACTATGGCGGAGATCTGGTAGACGGAGCGAGAATGTTGCAACTTTTTGGAGATGTGGCAACTGAGCTTCTGATACAAAATGACGGAGATGAGGGCTTATTCCTAAATTATGACAAGGTGGAATTTTTGGCTCCGGTCTACGCAGGTGATTACATAGAAGCTATTGGCCATATAACTGAAGTTGGAAATACGTCAAGAAAGATGGTCTTTGAAGCGAAAAAGGTAATTGTGCCAAGAAGGGACATAAACGACTCGGCTTGTGATGTGCTAGAAGAACCTATTGTAGTTACAAGAGCAAGTGGAATTTGCGTTGTAAAAAAAGAAAATCAAAGAAAGTGA
- a CDS encoding sigma 54-interacting transcriptional regulator, whose translation MLEANIYGINRSLIPRLSNLEKAWKVDTSLPILDNEILIEVSVLNLNKASFEQIYETARGNRQTMAELILNIVRERGKLHNPVTGTGGMFEGLVMEMGASYKKSSKLKVGDRVISLVSLIATPIIIDEIKYIDFEYGQVFVKGKAILFKNSPIIKSPDKLPLKITLAALDIAGTPATVNRLVKKDQKVLVIGADNRGGFLSAIAARKKLENTGRLDGFVLGNSLNKSTYKDIFTHLSKLDLLDVRNLFKNPNFESNYYDVIIDSTSLSSMSLVDSLLVKNKGKIFLPEPGTKAFDISYNTESMGKEVEIISYRGYLENHTDFTLELLKENEAYLDLFESFSLVNLAERETEDEPHEMICLPDDKGVLKNFIMKSPLIRKTVQSAIKVSKFDCTVLITGESGTGKEMIAKIIYSHSKRVNSPYVRLNCAAIPSNLLESELFGYEKGAFTGAQAGGKTGLWEMAKGGIILLDEIGELPLMLQAKLLRVLQENEFYRVGGTSPIESDVRVLAITNKNLIKMVEKGRFREDLYYRLNVFPIYVPPLRYRKEDIRDLIGVFVNAYNKKFSLEKRVDPEVIKRMEEYNWKGNIRELENFVQRLLIESNKNVIGLEVLDRCINGGVIASKEDFVKDKIRPDQDYKSYMEEAEKSLLLSLRKEGLTTRQMASRLNISQASVSRKINKFEIE comes from the coding sequence ATGCTAGAGGCTAATATATATGGAATTAATAGATCTCTTATTCCGAGGCTATCCAATCTTGAAAAGGCGTGGAAGGTGGACACCAGCCTTCCTATTTTAGATAATGAAATTCTAATAGAAGTGAGTGTTTTAAATTTGAATAAGGCTAGCTTTGAACAGATTTATGAGACTGCAAGAGGAAATAGGCAGACTATGGCAGAGCTTATTTTAAACATAGTAAGAGAAAGAGGAAAGCTACATAATCCAGTTACTGGAACTGGAGGGATGTTTGAGGGTCTTGTAATGGAAATGGGCGCTTCTTATAAAAAGTCGTCAAAATTAAAGGTTGGCGACAGGGTAATAAGTCTTGTGTCTCTTATAGCAACTCCTATCATAATAGACGAAATAAAGTACATAGATTTTGAATATGGTCAAGTTTTTGTAAAAGGCAAGGCCATCCTATTTAAAAATTCTCCGATAATAAAAAGTCCAGACAAGCTTCCACTAAAAATTACTTTGGCGGCCTTGGACATAGCTGGCACACCTGCGACTGTAAATCGTCTTGTAAAAAAAGACCAAAAGGTCTTGGTTATAGGAGCTGATAACAGGGGAGGTTTTCTCTCGGCAATAGCTGCCAGAAAAAAACTAGAAAATACTGGAAGACTAGATGGTTTTGTTTTGGGTAACAGCCTTAATAAGAGCACCTACAAGGATATATTTACTCATTTGAGCAAGTTGGACTTGCTTGATGTGAGAAATTTATTTAAAAACCCCAACTTTGAGTCAAATTATTACGATGTGATTATAGACTCGACATCTCTTTCTAGTATGAGTTTGGTTGATAGTCTTCTTGTAAAAAACAAGGGCAAAATCTTCTTGCCAGAGCCGGGGACCAAGGCCTTTGATATAAGCTACAACACCGAGTCCATGGGCAAGGAAGTAGAAATAATATCTTACAGAGGCTATTTGGAAAATCATACAGACTTCACTTTGGAGCTTTTGAAAGAAAATGAGGCCTACTTAGATTTATTTGAAAGTTTCAGCTTGGTAAATTTAGCGGAAAGAGAAACAGAAGATGAGCCCCATGAGATGATTTGCCTTCCTGATGACAAGGGTGTCTTAAAAAATTTTATAATGAAAAGTCCTCTTATAAGAAAAACGGTTCAAAGTGCCATAAAAGTTTCTAAATTTGACTGCACAGTCTTGATAACGGGCGAATCGGGAACTGGAAAGGAAATGATAGCAAAAATAATCTATTCCCATTCGAAGAGAGTAAACTCGCCCTATGTGAGATTAAATTGTGCCGCTATACCATCAAATCTTCTTGAATCTGAACTGTTCGGATACGAGAAAGGAGCCTTCACAGGAGCTCAAGCAGGTGGCAAGACGGGGCTTTGGGAGATGGCAAAGGGAGGCATAATTTTGCTTGATGAAATAGGAGAGCTGCCTCTTATGCTTCAAGCTAAACTTTTAAGAGTGCTGCAAGAAAATGAGTTTTATAGAGTCGGGGGTACTAGTCCCATAGAAAGTGATGTAAGAGTGCTTGCCATAACAAATAAAAATCTAATCAAGATGGTGGAAAAGGGAAGATTTAGAGAAGACCTCTATTACAGGCTAAACGTCTTTCCCATATATGTTCCTCCTCTCAGATATAGAAAAGAAGATATCAGAGATTTGATTGGAGTCTTTGTAAATGCTTACAACAAAAAATTTTCTCTAGAAAAAAGAGTAGACCCAGAAGTCATAAAGAGAATGGAAGAATATAATTGGAAGGGCAATATAAGAGAGTTGGAAAATTTTGTCCAAAGACTCTTAATTGAATCAAACAAAAATGTAATAGGTTTAGAAGTATTAGATAGATGTATAAATGGTGGTGTCATAGCAAGCAAGGAAGACTTTGTAAAAGACAAGATAAGACCAGATCAAGACTATAAAAGCTATATGGAAGAAGCGGAAAAATCACTGCTTTTGTCTTTGAGAAAAGAAGGACTAACGACCAGACAGATGGCAAGTAGATTGAATATATCCCAGGCCTCTGTATCCAGAAAAATAAATAAATTTGAAATAGAGTGA